Proteins from one Brevibacillus humidisoli genomic window:
- a CDS encoding ABC transporter ATP-binding protein, translating to MALLELDTIHTYYGGIHALKGLTLTVNEGEIVTLIGSNGAGKSTTLKTICAQVRARSGSVRFNGTDITRLKTHEVALKGIAHVPEGRRIFPKLTVRENLEMGAFALKDKQLIEEGVERAFHYFPRLKERVNQKGGTMSGGEQQMLAIARGLMMKPKILMLDEPSMGLAPILVEQIFEIVSEMNREGMTILLVEQNANQALAVAHRGYVIQTGEIILQDDAQKLLSDPQVQEAYLS from the coding sequence ATGGCGCTATTGGAACTTGATACCATACACACCTATTACGGCGGGATTCACGCGTTGAAAGGCCTCACCCTCACGGTAAACGAGGGGGAGATCGTGACCCTGATCGGCTCAAACGGTGCAGGCAAATCGACGACACTGAAGACCATCTGTGCGCAAGTCCGTGCCCGTTCCGGATCGGTGCGCTTCAACGGAACAGATATCACTCGGCTGAAAACACATGAAGTGGCTCTCAAAGGGATTGCCCACGTGCCGGAGGGGAGACGGATTTTCCCCAAACTGACCGTGCGCGAAAACCTGGAGATGGGAGCCTTCGCGCTCAAGGATAAACAGTTGATTGAAGAGGGAGTGGAACGGGCTTTTCACTACTTCCCACGGCTGAAAGAGCGGGTCAACCAAAAAGGCGGCACGATGTCCGGTGGTGAGCAGCAGATGCTGGCCATCGCCCGTGGACTGATGATGAAGCCGAAGATTTTGATGCTGGATGAACCGTCGATGGGGCTGGCACCGATCTTGGTCGAGCAGATTTTTGAGATTGTCAGCGAAATGAACCGGGAAGGAATGACGATCCTGCTGGTAGAGCAAAATGCCAACCAGGCGCTTGCTGTGGCTCATCGCGGATATGTGATTCAGACAGGAGAGATTATCCTGCAGGACGACGCGCAGAAGTTGCTGAGCGACCCGCAGGTGCAGGAAGCATATCTGTCGTAG
- a CDS encoding glycosyl hydrolase family 18 protein: protein MSFPVRKHRLIIVWLIICLIASGCWIGSDYGTTADPLERPTHGIGKPSSDEVTAETTILTPVPSSPLQNHGIFAATEEPSAEHPPREVLGFYTEAEGAYPGSESVVEEQHRLISSIAPFWYRLDDQRPGYFVATLPAEERKRVIQQAHEKNIHVYLLVHNLFYDTLNKGRDVARRILRNPKTRSRFIRNIIREVETYGFDGINLDIENLHPSDRHAFSQLVKQVSEHLHQEGKLVTVSVPANTGDERANIWSHPFDYRSLGRYADRIVLMTYDEHNPRTAPGPVASYDWTESTIRYALSQKVPPEKILVGIAAYGWNWSEAGGKAKYTSYPEVANYLRRYDVQPVWDDQARASRFRYRDDAGFMHDVWYENSQSLQAKLQLLETYNLGGIGVWRLGLEDPGIWKVIPDNIRVKKFAQDESQPNKKAG, encoded by the coding sequence ATGTCCTTTCCGGTACGGAAACACCGCCTTATTATCGTTTGGCTCATCATCTGTCTGATCGCATCCGGCTGTTGGATCGGCAGCGACTATGGTACAACAGCAGACCCACTAGAGCGGCCTACCCATGGAATCGGCAAACCCTCCTCGGATGAGGTAACGGCGGAGACGACCATCCTTACCCCCGTGCCCTCTTCGCCGCTGCAAAACCATGGAATTTTTGCTGCAACAGAGGAGCCGTCTGCCGAACATCCTCCACGGGAAGTGCTGGGCTTCTACACCGAAGCGGAGGGAGCTTATCCGGGGTCCGAATCAGTGGTTGAAGAGCAGCATCGTCTGATCAGCTCGATTGCTCCCTTCTGGTACCGATTGGACGACCAACGTCCTGGCTACTTTGTAGCAACGCTTCCGGCTGAAGAGAGAAAACGGGTGATTCAACAAGCTCACGAAAAAAACATCCATGTCTATCTGCTTGTCCACAATCTGTTTTACGACACACTGAACAAAGGCAGAGACGTAGCCCGCCGCATCCTGCGCAACCCAAAGACACGCTCCCGTTTCATCCGCAACATCATCAGAGAAGTGGAGACATATGGGTTTGACGGAATCAATCTGGATATCGAAAATCTGCATCCAAGCGACCGGCACGCTTTCAGTCAGTTGGTCAAGCAGGTGAGCGAACATCTGCATCAGGAGGGCAAGCTGGTCACCGTCAGTGTCCCGGCCAACACCGGAGATGAACGAGCCAATATCTGGTCTCACCCGTTTGACTATCGCTCACTAGGCCGTTATGCCGACCGAATCGTCCTGATGACCTATGATGAACATAACCCGCGCACGGCCCCTGGTCCGGTAGCATCATACGACTGGACGGAAAGCACCATTCGATACGCTTTGAGCCAGAAAGTTCCACCGGAAAAAATCCTTGTGGGCATAGCCGCCTACGGTTGGAACTGGAGTGAGGCTGGCGGCAAAGCAAAGTACACTTCGTATCCAGAGGTAGCAAACTACCTGCGCAGGTATGACGTACAGCCGGTCTGGGATGATCAGGCTCGCGCTTCCCGCTTCCGCTACCGGGATGATGCCGGCTTTATGCACGACGTCTGGTATGAGAACAGTCAAAGCTTGCAGGCCAAGCTGCAGTTGCTGGAAACCTACAATCTAGGGGGAATTGGCGTCTGGCGGCTCGGTCTGGAGGACCCTGGCATATGGAAAGTGATTCCGGACAACATCCGCGTCAAAAAGTTTGCTCAAGACGAATCTCAACCGAATAAAAAGGCAGGATAA
- a CDS encoding sensor histidine kinase yields MKEKLTMKNWPLARQILILFMLLTTVLGISVGVLYPIAVKQYLVDNVYSLLEEEFETLAGHIAFTEHRELLPVPASAPFFLQLLLSNYEYSFDMLVYSANGQLLGSRSTTKVPVADANRLFRMAASYSEKGLQRGTLQRSDETYLFVSKRMDYHGFPYYLIVFSKEQELNQINAILTRQFIVVFAILLAVSWVLAIWFSRYLTNPLRRLGEWCQNIARRQFDIPLKLDRQDEIGELARSFETMKNQLKEYDESQRHFVQNISHELKTPIMAIQGYAHALQEGVFQGEQAEKGLQIIMEESKRLEKVVEQLLYLTKIESVSEMLQKKPLNLSELFSFLQQRLSVLNPSVAWDNQLPPVLQTVGDGEQLSIAFQNIIENQLRYAKQTLLLQAQRLPNQLQLIIANDGPPIDEQLLPHLFQRFRKGKSGKHGLGLAIARAVIEAHGGTIQAKNEPPGVRFIISLPTDAERA; encoded by the coding sequence ATGAAGGAGAAACTGACGATGAAGAATTGGCCGCTCGCCCGGCAAATCCTGATCCTGTTCATGCTGCTCACTACTGTGCTCGGCATCAGTGTGGGTGTTTTGTACCCGATCGCGGTCAAGCAATACCTGGTGGACAACGTCTATTCCCTGCTGGAAGAAGAATTTGAGACGCTTGCCGGACACATCGCCTTTACCGAACACCGCGAGCTGCTGCCGGTCCCGGCCTCTGCTCCCTTTTTCCTGCAGTTGCTCCTGTCCAATTACGAGTATTCCTTTGACATGCTCGTCTATTCCGCTAACGGGCAGCTGCTTGGTTCGCGCAGCACGACCAAGGTTCCAGTAGCAGATGCCAACCGCCTGTTCAGAATGGCTGCCTCTTACTCGGAAAAAGGCCTGCAGCGGGGTACCCTGCAGCGGAGCGATGAGACGTATCTGTTCGTCAGCAAACGGATGGATTACCATGGCTTTCCCTACTATCTGATTGTTTTTTCCAAGGAGCAGGAATTAAATCAGATCAACGCCATTCTCACCCGACAGTTTATCGTCGTCTTTGCCATCCTGCTGGCTGTCAGTTGGGTGCTGGCGATCTGGTTCAGCCGTTACCTGACCAACCCGCTGAGACGGCTGGGGGAGTGGTGTCAAAACATCGCCCGGCGGCAGTTTGACATCCCACTGAAGCTGGATCGACAAGATGAGATTGGAGAGTTGGCTCGTTCGTTTGAAACGATGAAAAACCAATTGAAAGAGTACGATGAATCACAGCGCCACTTCGTTCAAAACATCTCACACGAATTAAAAACGCCGATCATGGCGATTCAAGGATACGCCCATGCCCTGCAGGAAGGTGTATTTCAGGGTGAGCAGGCAGAAAAAGGACTGCAGATCATCATGGAGGAGAGCAAACGGCTGGAAAAAGTCGTCGAACAGCTTCTCTATCTGACTAAAATCGAATCCGTGTCGGAAATGCTGCAAAAGAAACCGCTCAATCTCAGCGAACTGTTTAGCTTTTTGCAGCAGCGGTTGAGTGTGCTAAACCCAAGCGTAGCCTGGGACAACCAGCTTCCGCCTGTACTGCAGACAGTGGGAGACGGTGAACAGTTGAGCATCGCTTTTCAAAACATCATCGAAAACCAGCTGCGGTACGCCAAACAGACACTGCTTTTACAAGCGCAGCGATTACCGAACCAGTTGCAGTTGATCATTGCCAATGACGGTCCGCCTATCGATGAACAGCTGCTGCCCCACCTGTTCCAACGCTTCCGTAAAGGCAAAAGCGGCAAACACGGGCTGGGACTTGCGATTGCCCGCGCCGTCATTGAGGCACACGGCGGAACCATACAGGCAAAAAACGAGCCGCCTGGTGTGCGCTTTATCATCTCGCTTCCAACCGACGCAGAACGGGCATAA
- a CDS encoding branched-chain amino acid ABC transporter permease translates to MLSILPQVLIDGLTLGFMYAVVALGYTMVYGILEFINFAHGEIFMVGAFVGTEVLLISESLGILQEMNPFVAFLLSLLLAMVVSGALGVGVERVAYRPLRGAPRLVALISAIGVSFLLQDLVRFTEAVARNEFYLNSPTLFSGAIGIGDFAQIPVKAIVVIAFAIVMMVTLTLFINKTKWGIAMRAVAQDQSTASLMTINVDKVILLTFLIGSSLGGATGVLFAQNYGTIDPYIGFILGLKAFTAAVLGGIGNIRGAMVGGVLLGLLESLAGAYLDTLTFGVFGSEYKDVFAFSILILVLLLKPEGLFGEAVKEKV, encoded by the coding sequence ATGTTGAGCATTTTACCGCAAGTATTGATTGACGGGCTTACGCTCGGGTTTATGTACGCCGTCGTGGCATTGGGCTACACCATGGTATACGGGATTCTTGAATTCATCAATTTTGCTCATGGCGAAATCTTCATGGTGGGAGCGTTTGTTGGGACGGAAGTACTCTTGATCAGCGAATCGCTGGGCATTTTGCAGGAGATGAATCCGTTTGTGGCCTTCCTGCTGTCACTGCTGCTGGCGATGGTTGTCTCTGGCGCATTGGGTGTTGGAGTGGAGCGGGTAGCGTACCGGCCACTCAGGGGAGCACCCCGCCTGGTCGCGCTTATCTCTGCGATCGGGGTTTCGTTCTTGCTGCAGGACCTGGTTCGCTTCACCGAGGCGGTCGCTCGCAACGAATTCTATCTGAACAGTCCGACGCTGTTTTCGGGAGCGATCGGGATCGGTGACTTTGCGCAGATCCCGGTAAAAGCAATTGTGGTCATTGCCTTTGCGATTGTGATGATGGTCACGCTCACCCTGTTTATCAACAAGACCAAATGGGGTATCGCGATGCGTGCCGTCGCGCAGGATCAGTCTACTGCTTCGCTGATGACGATTAACGTGGACAAGGTGATTTTGCTTACCTTTTTGATCGGTTCCAGCCTGGGCGGTGCGACAGGGGTCCTGTTCGCCCAAAACTACGGCACGATCGATCCGTACATCGGCTTTATCCTGGGATTGAAAGCATTCACAGCTGCTGTCCTCGGGGGGATTGGCAACATCCGTGGCGCGATGGTGGGCGGTGTGCTGCTCGGCCTGTTGGAGTCGCTCGCCGGTGCCTATCTGGATACGCTGACCTTTGGCGTGTTTGGTTCGGAGTACAAAGACGTATTCGCCTTCTCCATCTTGATTCTGGTGCTTCTGCTGAAACCAGAAGGTCTGTTTGGAGAAGCCGTGAAAGAGAAAGTGTAG
- a CDS encoding AzlC family ABC transporter permease: MQISLFVRGMRDILPVAAAGIVDGLVFGILARQAGIGLMETMLFSLLINAGSAQFAAVGLVSQGIVGWPMLVSTLFLNARQLLYGLGLGPSFRDTAPWKLTLASAFLNDETYAQKTTYLLQGNTPSLAYFFGASFTDYLIWNGSTLLGAVFGTLIPEPEAYGLDFAFLATFVGFLAINLLSKLHVKVALAAGVVASLGYWWNGITAAVITGTVTAMAIGVMTDER, from the coding sequence ATGCAGATATCGCTGTTTGTGAGAGGGATGAGAGACATTCTGCCGGTAGCGGCTGCCGGGATCGTGGACGGGCTGGTTTTTGGTATATTAGCGCGGCAAGCAGGGATTGGCTTAATGGAGACGATGTTGTTTTCGCTGCTGATCAATGCCGGGTCCGCGCAGTTTGCCGCTGTCGGCCTTGTGTCACAAGGGATTGTCGGCTGGCCGATGCTGGTCTCGACGTTATTTCTAAACGCGCGTCAGCTTTTATACGGACTCGGTCTTGGCCCTTCCTTTCGCGATACCGCTCCATGGAAATTGACGCTTGCATCTGCTTTTCTCAATGATGAGACTTACGCGCAGAAGACGACGTACCTCCTGCAAGGGAACACGCCAAGTCTCGCTTATTTTTTTGGCGCCAGTTTTACCGATTATCTGATTTGGAACGGCAGTACACTGCTTGGAGCGGTGTTTGGCACGCTGATACCGGAGCCGGAGGCATATGGGCTGGACTTTGCCTTTCTCGCCACGTTTGTCGGCTTTCTCGCCATCAACCTGTTGTCCAAGCTGCACGTCAAGGTAGCGCTAGCCGCAGGCGTTGTGGCCAGTCTGGGATATTGGTGGAACGGGATTACGGCAGCGGTGATTACAGGTACGGTTACAGCAATGGCGATAGGGGTTATGACGGATGAACGATAA
- a CDS encoding YgaP family membrane protein, with protein sequence MRKNVGTLDATIRITAGIMGLAYSVGRMSRRPYRTPWMLMFLSAMKVAEGVTRFCPMLYSMGTSTRDGEGMKMMRNMMGNGNQDHTHHNKQSANSQKRDQVRSDQMMPANQTIQSIANEMEEVLTSASRENHSTETNRQKNASESTRNRSAREYREEERLYPTY encoded by the coding sequence ATGCGTAAAAACGTGGGTACGCTTGATGCAACGATTCGCATCACTGCCGGTATCATGGGACTGGCCTACAGTGTCGGACGAATGTCCCGCAGACCGTATCGGACACCCTGGATGCTGATGTTTCTATCGGCAATGAAAGTAGCAGAAGGAGTCACCCGCTTCTGTCCGATGTTATACAGCATGGGTACAAGCACTCGTGACGGAGAAGGCATGAAGATGATGAGAAACATGATGGGCAACGGCAACCAGGATCATACCCACCACAACAAACAGTCAGCAAACTCGCAAAAGCGAGACCAGGTACGATCTGATCAGATGATGCCAGCCAATCAGACCATACAGTCGATTGCCAATGAGATGGAAGAAGTGCTTACATCTGCTTCGCGTGAGAACCACTCCACGGAAACCAACAGACAGAAGAACGCCTCTGAATCGACTCGCAACCGCTCGGCGAGGGAATACCGAGAGGAAGAACGATTGTACCCCACCTATTAG
- a CDS encoding AzlD domain-containing protein → MNDNLLILIILMAVITYLTRYPMLLLSSRVHLPDWLSRGLKLVPVGVFSSLTIPPLLFHAPEGHWSPEYLAVGAVAFLAAYRTRQIPVALVVGVVGIVIWRNLF, encoded by the coding sequence ATGAACGATAATTTGCTGATACTGATCATACTGATGGCAGTAATTACTTATCTGACCCGCTATCCGATGCTGCTGCTCAGTTCCCGGGTCCATTTGCCCGACTGGCTCTCCCGCGGCTTGAAGCTGGTGCCGGTCGGTGTCTTCAGTTCGTTAACCATCCCCCCGCTTTTGTTTCATGCCCCTGAGGGGCACTGGAGTCCGGAGTACCTGGCAGTGGGGGCTGTTGCTTTTCTCGCTGCTTATCGGACGCGGCAGATCCCTGTTGCGCTGGTGGTTGGTGTAGTCGGAATCGTGATCTGGCGCAACTTGTTTTGA
- a CDS encoding branched-chain amino acid ABC transporter permease — MKQVIKNVLTDKQIPLLVTILWTVVFTLALFFLEQSVLAFMGVLLSLLLVYYTKTSNAVRLTLGVLILLVLIPLVAGDNRYYMEVASQVGIYVAMALGLNIVVGFAGLLDLGYVAFFAAGAYAYAIFATAQANEFIPGDLFPLGGEWFWPFLIVGLLVAAVFGILLGLPVLRVKGDYLAIVTLGFGEIIRIIFNNLDHPVNITNGPQGLTPIATPELFGYPLNTPFYFYFIVLFVIGFIVLANIRFEHSRLGRAWIAIREDELAAQSMGIPLLNTKLAAFAAGASFAGVVGVIFAAKQTFIDPTSFTLMESIGILVMVILGGSGSIPGVVLGAAFVTVLQVQLLKEFSNFLHALNTSGVISLPNQLDPSKFQRLIFGVLLILAALYRPNGLIPAKRNINDLEEIKKSRFAKQKLGILANLDESKRQTS; from the coding sequence GTGAAACAAGTGATCAAAAATGTACTGACGGACAAACAAATCCCGCTGCTCGTAACCATTTTGTGGACGGTTGTCTTCACGTTGGCGCTTTTCTTTCTGGAGCAATCGGTGCTTGCCTTTATGGGAGTGTTGCTCTCTCTCTTGCTGGTTTACTATACAAAGACAAGCAATGCCGTGCGCCTTACGCTGGGAGTTTTGATTTTACTTGTATTGATTCCACTGGTGGCCGGAGACAACCGCTACTATATGGAAGTGGCCTCCCAGGTGGGGATATACGTGGCCATGGCACTGGGACTAAACATCGTGGTCGGCTTTGCCGGACTGCTTGACCTTGGATATGTCGCCTTCTTTGCAGCGGGTGCCTATGCTTATGCCATCTTCGCTACCGCACAGGCCAACGAGTTTATCCCTGGCGATTTGTTTCCGCTGGGCGGTGAATGGTTCTGGCCGTTTTTGATCGTTGGCTTGCTGGTGGCGGCCGTGTTTGGGATTCTGTTGGGGCTGCCTGTACTGCGGGTAAAAGGGGATTATCTGGCGATTGTGACACTTGGCTTTGGTGAAATCATTCGGATCATTTTTAACAATCTGGACCATCCGGTTAACATCACCAATGGCCCGCAGGGGCTGACGCCCATTGCGACGCCCGAGTTGTTTGGTTACCCGCTTAATACACCGTTTTACTTCTACTTTATCGTCCTGTTCGTGATCGGTTTTATCGTCCTGGCCAATATTCGTTTTGAACATTCCCGGCTGGGGCGGGCGTGGATTGCCATTCGCGAAGACGAACTGGCAGCGCAGTCGATGGGGATTCCTCTGCTCAATACCAAGTTGGCCGCCTTCGCGGCAGGTGCTTCATTCGCCGGGGTGGTGGGTGTCATCTTTGCCGCCAAGCAGACCTTTATCGATCCGACTTCGTTTACGCTGATGGAATCGATCGGCATTCTGGTCATGGTGATCCTCGGCGGCAGCGGCAGTATTCCCGGTGTCGTGCTGGGTGCCGCCTTTGTGACGGTTCTGCAGGTTCAACTGCTCAAAGAGTTTTCCAACTTCCTGCATGCCCTGAATACCTCCGGCGTGATCAGTCTGCCGAACCAGTTGGATCCCTCCAAGTTTCAGCGGCTCATCTTCGGGGTGTTGTTGATTCTGGCCGCATTGTACCGCCCGAACGGGCTGATTCCGGCTAAGCGGAACATCAACGATCTGGAAGAGATCAAAAAGAGCCGTTTTGCCAAACAAAAACTGGGTATTCTGGCCAACCTTGATGAAAGCAAGCGACAAACCAGTTAA
- a CDS encoding DUF2087 domain-containing protein, whose protein sequence is MSDLSAMFWNASVEEIVRGYMYDESVESYCCLICGERFTKGVIYPFEGGLYEAEKYTQVHISKEHDSMFDYLISLDKKFIGLTDHQKTIIHYFYQGLNDTEIVKQLGGGSKSTIRNHRFALREKAKQAKLFLAIMELVEKKAAGQEPFIEIPRTTPMADERFAMTEGERAEILHAYFKEGLDGPLSEFPKKEKRKVAILTHIIHRFEQNKTYSEQEVNTILGEVYHDYVTLRRYLIEYGLLDRTADGSKYWMKV, encoded by the coding sequence ATGAGTGATTTATCTGCGATGTTTTGGAATGCATCTGTCGAAGAGATCGTCCGCGGCTACATGTATGACGAATCGGTAGAGTCGTACTGCTGCCTGATTTGCGGCGAGCGTTTTACAAAAGGGGTGATCTATCCCTTTGAGGGGGGACTTTACGAGGCGGAGAAGTATACGCAAGTGCACATCAGCAAAGAGCACGACTCCATGTTTGACTACCTGATCAGTCTGGACAAAAAATTTATCGGTTTAACCGATCATCAGAAAACGATTATTCACTACTTTTATCAGGGATTGAACGACACGGAGATCGTTAAGCAATTGGGCGGGGGCAGCAAGTCGACGATCCGCAACCATCGGTTTGCCCTGCGGGAGAAAGCCAAGCAGGCCAAACTCTTCCTGGCGATCATGGAATTGGTCGAGAAAAAGGCGGCGGGACAGGAGCCGTTTATTGAGATCCCCCGTACGACACCGATGGCCGACGAACGTTTCGCCATGACCGAAGGAGAGCGGGCGGAGATCCTGCACGCCTATTTTAAGGAGGGCTTAGACGGCCCGCTGTCCGAGTTTCCGAAAAAAGAGAAGCGCAAAGTGGCCATCCTAACGCACATCATCCATCGGTTCGAACAGAACAAGACATACAGCGAACAAGAGGTAAACACCATCCTAGGCGAGGTCTACCACGATTATGTCACGCTGCGACGCTATCTGATCGAGTACGGTTTGCTGGATAGGACCGCGGATGGCAGCAAGTATTGGATGAAGGTGTAG
- a CDS encoding ABC transporter ATP-binding protein, translated as MALLEAKGLTKRFGGLVANENVTVEIEKGTITAVIGPNGAGKTTFFNMITGFYEPDEGEVLLNGKKIHGLRPDQIAERGITRTFQNIRLFKQMTALENVMVGKHSRLQAGMLGILLASKRVKEEEERARVEAYQLLEYVGIAHVANEEAGSLPYGLQRRLEIARALATKPQIILLDEPAAGMNPRETVEMTQFIRRMRDELKLTIILIEHDMKLVMGLSEYIHVLDHGQKIAEGTPEVIRTNPQVIEAYLGKSATEVS; from the coding sequence ATGGCACTACTGGAAGCAAAAGGGCTAACCAAACGTTTTGGCGGGCTTGTTGCCAACGAAAATGTAACGGTTGAGATAGAAAAGGGAACGATTACAGCAGTGATTGGCCCGAACGGCGCGGGAAAAACCACGTTTTTCAACATGATTACCGGGTTTTACGAGCCGGATGAGGGGGAAGTCCTGCTCAACGGCAAAAAGATTCATGGACTCCGTCCGGACCAGATCGCAGAGCGCGGAATCACCCGTACCTTTCAGAATATCCGTCTGTTTAAGCAGATGACTGCGCTGGAGAATGTGATGGTCGGCAAGCACAGTCGTCTGCAAGCAGGGATGTTGGGGATTTTGCTCGCTAGCAAGCGAGTAAAGGAAGAGGAAGAGCGGGCCCGGGTAGAGGCTTATCAACTGCTCGAATATGTAGGGATCGCCCATGTGGCCAACGAGGAGGCGGGCAGTTTGCCGTATGGATTGCAGCGCCGTCTGGAAATCGCTCGCGCTTTGGCGACCAAGCCGCAGATTATTTTGCTGGACGAACCGGCAGCGGGGATGAACCCACGTGAGACAGTGGAAATGACGCAGTTCATTCGCCGGATGCGCGATGAGCTGAAATTAACGATCATCCTAATCGAGCATGATATGAAACTGGTTATGGGGCTGAGCGAGTATATTCACGTACTGGATCACGGACAAAAAATCGCCGAAGGCACCCCGGAGGTAATACGCACCAATCCGCAGGTGATCGAAGCATATCTGGGCAAATCGGCGACGGAAGTGTCGTAG
- a CDS encoding adenine deaminase C-terminal domain-containing protein, with protein sequence MRVREVTKEAHLQLVRTAKQQQPATMWIKGGRILDVYLRRWREANIVIAGERIAYVGEKEPLVDDQTEVIEAAGYHVVPGYIEPHAHPFQWYNPHTLSDYALRTGTTTVIADTLTLYRLLPFEQVSEIMQRLAAHPVKYFFWARLDPQNKSPQLRDLFRMERLQQMIDHPQVIQGGELTDWHGVLYEDEQLLYGLRHVRDVGKRMEGHHPGASDHTLNIAAAAGVTACHESITAAEVINRLQLGYYVALRHSSIRPDLPELIKGLIEQGITYSPRLMLTSDGSTPPMMRAGFTDSLIRLAIEAGLAPEDAYAMATLNPAAYYGLDAEIGGIAPGRLADILLLATPEDPTPEVVVADGRRWSERKQLLRPLPSLNWQEYSFPTPAAAEMPIVPELFSIRRSERAVPVINMRNAVITESEQTALTYDADGMLLLEDPELALLVLIDPIGKKVTQAVVRGYGREIEAIASTYTISSDWIVIGRHPQSMAAALRRVLEMGGGVAMVEQGETVYEMALPIGGLMTDAPMEEVIRKAESFVQLMKEKEHSHIDPIYSLLFFTATHLPFIRVTSDGVYDVKRGCILTSSVEVADLIG encoded by the coding sequence ATGCGAGTACGAGAGGTAACGAAAGAGGCGCATCTACAGCTCGTCCGTACTGCGAAACAGCAGCAGCCGGCCACTATGTGGATCAAAGGCGGTCGCATTCTCGATGTGTATCTGAGGAGGTGGCGAGAGGCAAATATCGTAATCGCCGGCGAGCGGATTGCCTATGTCGGCGAAAAGGAACCCTTGGTCGATGATCAGACAGAAGTGATCGAAGCAGCCGGCTACCATGTCGTTCCGGGCTACATCGAACCGCATGCCCATCCTTTCCAGTGGTACAATCCGCACACCTTGAGCGACTACGCCCTGCGTACCGGGACGACGACAGTTATAGCCGACACCTTAACCTTATACAGATTGCTGCCATTTGAGCAGGTGTCAGAGATCATGCAGCGCTTGGCTGCTCATCCAGTCAAATACTTCTTTTGGGCACGACTTGATCCGCAAAACAAAAGTCCGCAGTTGAGAGATTTGTTTAGGATGGAGCGGCTCCAACAGATGATTGACCATCCCCAGGTGATTCAAGGAGGGGAGCTGACTGACTGGCACGGTGTGCTGTATGAGGATGAACAGCTGCTGTATGGGCTGCGGCATGTACGTGATGTCGGCAAACGGATGGAGGGGCATCATCCCGGTGCTTCCGACCATACGCTCAATATTGCGGCAGCAGCCGGTGTTACCGCCTGCCATGAGAGCATTACGGCAGCAGAAGTGATCAACAGGCTGCAGCTAGGGTATTACGTGGCACTGCGTCATTCCTCGATTCGCCCGGATCTGCCTGAGCTGATCAAGGGGTTGATCGAACAGGGTATCACCTACTCACCCCGGTTGATGCTTACCTCGGATGGTTCCACCCCGCCGATGATGAGGGCCGGTTTTACGGATTCGCTGATTCGTCTGGCGATAGAGGCTGGCCTGGCTCCGGAGGATGCGTATGCGATGGCTACCCTGAATCCGGCTGCCTATTACGGCTTGGATGCCGAGATTGGTGGGATAGCACCTGGCCGACTGGCCGATATCTTATTGCTCGCTACGCCAGAAGATCCGACACCGGAAGTGGTAGTGGCTGACGGACGTCGCTGGTCGGAGCGCAAGCAGCTGCTGCGGCCGCTGCCTAGCCTCAACTGGCAGGAGTACAGCTTCCCCACACCTGCCGCAGCCGAGATGCCCATCGTGCCGGAGCTTTTTAGCATTCGACGCAGTGAGCGGGCGGTACCTGTCATCAACATGCGAAATGCCGTCATAACAGAAAGTGAACAGACAGCACTCACGTATGACGCAGATGGGATGTTGCTCTTGGAAGATCCGGAATTGGCGCTGCTAGTCTTGATTGATCCGATTGGCAAAAAAGTAACCCAGGCTGTGGTCCGTGGTTACGGGCGAGAGATTGAAGCGATCGCGAGTACGTATACGATCTCCTCTGATTGGATCGTCATCGGTCGTCATCCACAATCGATGGCTGCTGCATTGCGCAGGGTGCTGGAGATGGGCGGAGGAGTAGCGATGGTTGAGCAGGGGGAAACCGTCTACGAAATGGCGCTGCCGATCGGCGGATTGATGACCGATGCCCCGATGGAGGAAGTGATTCGCAAAGCAGAATCGTTCGTGCAGCTCATGAAAGAAAAAGAGCATTCGCACATCGATCCGATATACTCTTTGCTGTTTTTTACCGCGACTCATCTGCCGTTTATCAGAGTCACCTCCGATGGGGTATACGATGTAAAGCGGGGGTGTATCCTCACGTCTTCAGTTGAGGTTGCCGACTTGATTGGCTAA